In Arthrobacter sp. UKPF54-2, the following are encoded in one genomic region:
- a CDS encoding alpha/beta hydrolase: MKRQKYHYGDDASQWGELFLPDAAQPRGVAVVIHGGYWRSQYGAELGEPLAKDLAAHGVAAWNLEYRRAGNGGGWPNTFADVLAGIDKLRDIGAEHSLGLDRVVALGHSAGGHLAVWAAGRSRLGELGAPDADRQLQRQNGDAAVHLTGVVSQSGLLNLADAERLNLSNGAVSNFLGGSSDKYPKRHKFADPMSAVPLRIPVYAVHTTEDDTVPLSQSESYAAAAKAGGAPVQLLKVPGDHFALIEPKAPAYRKCRELVQQLLG, translated from the coding sequence GTGAAGCGGCAGAAGTACCACTACGGCGACGACGCGAGCCAGTGGGGGGAGCTTTTCCTCCCCGACGCGGCCCAGCCCAGGGGCGTGGCGGTGGTTATCCACGGCGGCTACTGGCGTTCGCAGTACGGGGCCGAACTCGGCGAACCGCTGGCCAAGGACCTTGCCGCGCACGGCGTCGCCGCCTGGAACCTCGAGTACCGGCGGGCCGGCAACGGCGGCGGCTGGCCGAACACCTTCGCCGACGTCCTCGCCGGGATCGACAAACTCCGTGACATTGGGGCCGAACACAGCCTCGGCCTGGACCGCGTGGTGGCGCTGGGCCACTCGGCCGGCGGGCACCTGGCCGTCTGGGCGGCCGGCCGCAGCCGGCTCGGCGAGCTTGGCGCCCCTGACGCGGACCGCCAGCTCCAGCGCCAGAACGGCGACGCCGCGGTGCACCTCACCGGGGTAGTCAGCCAGTCCGGGCTGCTGAACCTGGCCGATGCCGAGCGCTTGAACCTCAGCAACGGCGCCGTGAGCAATTTCCTGGGCGGATCCTCCGATAAATACCCCAAACGGCATAAGTTCGCCGATCCGATGAGCGCGGTGCCGCTGCGGATCCCCGTCTACGCCGTGCACACCACAGAGGACGACACCGTCCCGTTGAGCCAGTCCGAATCCTACGCTGCAGCGGCCAAGGCCGGCGGCGCCCCGGTCCAGCTCCTCAAGGTCCCCGGCGACCACTTCGCCCTGATCGAGCCAAAGGCGCCCGCGTACCGGAAATGCCGGGAGCTGGTCCAGCAACTGCTGGGCTGA
- the nhaA gene encoding Na+/H+ antiporter NhaA: protein MSHTPPPAPLSGKPRPTIFGRGSYAESLRIGEILRKETVGGALLVAAAVAALIWANSPASESYFALRDFKIGYEPWHLNLSLGTWAADGLLAIFFFLVGLELKREFVAGDLRQLNKSVVPVAAAVGGVIIPAVIYGVVNLGSPETLRGWAIPTATDIAFAVAVLAIIGSHLPSALRIFLLTLAVVDDLIAITIIAVFYSSDIQIAPLLLALVPLGLYTYLAHRYRRFFGLKAPAAWLILLPIGLATWALVHASAIHATVAGVLLGFAIPVLRSQASGGPEAGPGLSEIFEHRFRPISAGVAVPVFAFFSAGVAVGGWEGLGSALADPVALGIILALVLGKPAGILGTTWLLTKTTRARLDSSFKWIDVFGVSILAGIGFTVSLLVAELSFGHGSLHDDHAKVGILAASLLAAVLATVVLKTRNRQYRAAEEEEKRDSDNDGIPDVYEKDTAGS from the coding sequence ATGAGCCACACACCGCCCCCCGCGCCCCTGTCCGGGAAACCCCGACCGACCATCTTCGGGCGCGGCAGCTACGCCGAATCCCTGCGCATCGGGGAAATCCTCCGCAAGGAAACCGTCGGCGGCGCCCTGCTCGTCGCCGCCGCCGTCGCCGCGCTGATCTGGGCCAATTCGCCGGCGTCGGAAAGCTACTTCGCCCTCCGCGACTTCAAAATCGGCTACGAACCCTGGCACCTGAACCTCAGCCTCGGGACCTGGGCCGCCGACGGACTGCTCGCCATCTTCTTCTTCCTGGTCGGCCTGGAACTCAAACGCGAGTTCGTGGCCGGGGACCTGCGCCAGCTGAACAAGTCGGTGGTGCCGGTCGCGGCCGCCGTGGGCGGGGTCATCATCCCGGCGGTGATCTACGGCGTCGTCAACCTCGGCAGCCCGGAAACGCTGCGCGGCTGGGCGATCCCCACCGCCACGGACATTGCCTTCGCCGTCGCGGTCCTCGCGATCATCGGCTCGCACTTGCCGAGCGCGCTGCGGATCTTCCTGCTCACCCTCGCCGTGGTGGACGACCTGATCGCGATCACCATCATCGCCGTCTTCTACTCAAGCGATATTCAAATCGCCCCGCTGCTGCTCGCTCTTGTACCGCTGGGCCTGTACACCTACCTCGCGCACCGGTACCGCCGCTTCTTCGGGCTTAAAGCCCCAGCGGCCTGGCTCATCCTGCTGCCCATCGGCCTGGCCACCTGGGCCCTGGTGCACGCCTCGGCCATCCACGCCACGGTGGCCGGCGTCCTGCTCGGCTTCGCCATCCCCGTGCTCCGCTCCCAGGCGAGCGGGGGACCGGAGGCCGGACCGGGGCTCTCCGAGATCTTCGAGCACCGCTTCCGACCGATCTCAGCCGGCGTCGCCGTGCCGGTCTTCGCCTTCTTTTCCGCCGGTGTCGCTGTAGGCGGGTGGGAAGGGCTCGGCTCGGCGCTGGCAGACCCGGTCGCCCTGGGCATCATCCTGGCCCTCGTGCTGGGGAAGCCGGCCGGCATCCTGGGCACCACGTGGCTGTTGACCAAGACCACCAGAGCCCGCCTGGACAGCTCGTTCAAGTGGATCGACGTCTTTGGGGTTTCGATCCTGGCCGGGATCGGCTTCACCGTTTCGCTGCTGGTGGCCGAGCTCAGTTTCGGGCACGGCAGCCTCCACGATGACCACGCCAAGGTCGGTATCCTGGCGGCCTCCCTGCTCGCCGCCGTTTTGGCCACGGTGGTGCTCAAGACCCGGAACCGGCAGTACCGGGCGGCGGAGGAAGAGGAGAAGCGCGACTCGGACAACGACGGAATCCCGGACGTCTACGAGAAGGACACCGCGGGGTCGTAG
- a CDS encoding GTP pyrophosphokinase family protein, producing MASNWERLDPALRESVQDNVELYERVRPALKLVTRDVLLTLRAMLKGTEVTPLFVTGRTKTVESFREKISRIEEPLEPGGPPVLKFPDPFRTLNDMVGIRVITKLPAENAVVANLIKRQRQLFDCRGDREKDIGSIESGTYGYSSRHLILRTIQNETVKEYQQAFNPDAQPNGSYFFECQIRTVFAHAWSEIEHDIRFKAEDPRAWTPHFDRQFTATAAMLETVESAFADLHERYEEVRSYWDMEGEGAAQLTPNRIRDVWRTLLPHVDRKVDDDWGWAAELMAAHGLNQTVQLAGLLSANRITEVRRALDHRYSPGPDRLLDDLLLWQYGTTHIDLTAEPADAVPHPRRDSLLRRLKQIERYRLTQG from the coding sequence ATGGCTAGCAACTGGGAGCGCCTGGACCCCGCGCTGCGCGAATCCGTGCAGGACAATGTGGAACTCTACGAGCGGGTCCGTCCTGCCCTGAAACTGGTCACCCGCGATGTGTTGCTGACGTTGCGCGCCATGCTCAAGGGCACCGAGGTGACGCCGCTGTTCGTGACCGGCCGGACCAAGACCGTGGAGTCCTTCCGCGAGAAGATCTCCCGGATCGAGGAGCCGCTGGAACCGGGTGGTCCGCCGGTGCTGAAGTTCCCGGACCCGTTCCGCACGCTCAATGACATGGTGGGCATCCGCGTCATCACCAAGCTCCCGGCCGAGAACGCCGTCGTCGCCAACCTGATCAAACGCCAGCGCCAGCTCTTCGACTGCCGCGGCGACCGCGAGAAGGACATCGGATCCATCGAGTCGGGGACCTACGGCTACTCCAGCCGGCACCTGATCCTGCGGACCATCCAGAACGAGACCGTCAAGGAGTACCAGCAGGCGTTCAACCCGGACGCGCAGCCCAACGGCAGCTACTTCTTCGAGTGCCAGATCCGCACGGTGTTCGCCCACGCCTGGAGCGAAATCGAGCACGATATCCGCTTCAAGGCCGAGGATCCGCGCGCCTGGACTCCGCATTTTGACCGCCAGTTCACCGCCACGGCCGCCATGCTGGAGACCGTGGAAAGCGCGTTCGCTGACCTGCATGAACGCTACGAGGAGGTCCGCAGCTACTGGGACATGGAGGGCGAGGGTGCAGCGCAGCTGACCCCGAACCGGATCCGCGACGTCTGGCGGACGCTGCTGCCGCACGTGGACCGAAAGGTCGACGACGACTGGGGCTGGGCCGCCGAGCTGATGGCCGCGCACGGCCTGAACCAGACCGTACAGCTGGCCGGCCTGCTGAGCGCCAATCGGATCACCGAGGTCCGCCGAGCGCTGGACCACCGCTACTCTCCCGGCCCGGACCGGCTGCTGGACGACCTGCTGCTCTGGCAGTACGGAACCACCCACATCGACCTCACGGCG